Proteins from a single region of Verrucosispora sp. NA02020:
- a CDS encoding YbaK/EbsC family protein: MQSHPNVEAVQDALDGPYTRNGSGKRALVRLLPDAVHTAAAAAEALGVDVGAIANSLVFDADGEPLLVLTSGAHRVDTDALAARLGVTRLRRATPQFVKEHTGQVIGGVAPVGHPRPLRTLVDTALEKYDEVWAAGGVPQAVFPTTYAELLRVTYGTPTDVA, translated from the coding sequence ATGCAGTCACACCCGAACGTCGAGGCGGTGCAGGACGCGCTCGACGGTCCGTACACCCGCAACGGCTCCGGCAAGCGGGCCCTGGTCCGGTTGCTGCCCGACGCGGTGCACACCGCCGCGGCCGCCGCCGAGGCGCTCGGTGTCGACGTGGGCGCCATCGCCAACTCGCTCGTCTTCGACGCCGACGGTGAACCCCTGCTGGTACTCACCTCCGGCGCGCACCGGGTGGACACCGACGCCCTGGCCGCCCGGCTCGGGGTCACCCGGCTGCGCCGGGCCACCCCGCAGTTCGTCAAGGAGCACACCGGACAGGTGATCGGCGGGGTCGCCCCGGTCGGCCACCCGCGCCCGCTGCGTACGCTCGTCGACACCGCGCTGGAGAAGTACGACGAGGTCTGGGCCGCCGGTGGCGTGCCGCAGGCGGTCTTCCCCACCACGTACGCCGAGCTGCTGCGGGTCACCTACGGGACCCCGACCGACGTGGCGTGA
- a CDS encoding monooxygenase codes for MSTTETVPGLVTLHVWRIPRAALGRALGRMALDPRRLRALPGVRFGKLLGTGTGTGFGPGDADLTRWAALTVWDSPAEAARFTGSRVDRAWADIARSGVRLDLRPLTSRGEWSGRRPFGEPAGGPVHGPVLALTRARLRPARALTFWRAVPPVAAALHAAPGLLARFGVGEAPLGWQGTVSVWRDPADLVAFAYRHPEHRAAITRTPTERWYAEELFARFEVRDVVGDRTVLGWVGDADDPAKGGQA; via the coding sequence GTGAGTACCACCGAGACCGTTCCCGGACTGGTCACCCTGCACGTGTGGCGGATCCCCCGGGCCGCCCTGGGCCGGGCGCTGGGCCGGATGGCGCTCGACCCGCGCCGGTTGCGCGCGCTGCCCGGCGTACGGTTCGGCAAGCTGCTCGGCACCGGGACCGGCACCGGCTTCGGGCCGGGCGACGCCGACCTCACCCGCTGGGCCGCGCTGACGGTGTGGGACTCCCCCGCCGAGGCGGCCCGGTTCACCGGCTCGCGGGTGGATCGGGCCTGGGCCGACATCGCCCGGTCCGGAGTCCGGCTCGACCTGCGTCCGCTGACCAGCCGGGGTGAGTGGTCCGGTCGGCGGCCGTTCGGCGAGCCCGCCGGCGGGCCGGTCCACGGCCCGGTGCTGGCACTGACCCGGGCCCGGCTGCGTCCGGCGCGGGCGCTCACCTTCTGGCGGGCCGTCCCACCGGTGGCCGCCGCCCTGCACGCCGCGCCCGGCCTGCTGGCCCGTTTCGGCGTCGGCGAGGCGCCCCTGGGCTGGCAGGGCACGGTGAGCGTGTGGCGGGATCCGGCGGATCTGGTGGCGTTCGCGTACCGTCACCCGGAGCACCGGGCCGCGATCACCCGCACCCCGACCGAGCGGTGGTACGCCGAGGAACTCTTCGCGCGATTCGAGGTACGTGACGTGGTCGGTGACCGGACGGTACTGGGGTGGGTCGGCGACGCGGACGACCCGGCGAAGGGTGGACAGGCGTGA
- a CDS encoding GNAT family N-acetyltransferase: MRLVRWTPDDLLRRLDDVVAVYGEAMGYRADLLEARRGYIATHVRRPGFRAVASLTSEGHLAGFGYGYVGGPGQWWHDQVWRALEQGDRKRWLTDCFEVVELHVRPPAQGHGLGAGQLRALLTMAEGSTTLLSTPEADENTSRAWRLYRRFGFVDVLRDFRFPGDERPFGVLGRDLPLPGPTSPARPGQP, translated from the coding sequence GTGAGGTTGGTGCGGTGGACACCGGACGATCTCCTCCGGCGGCTGGACGACGTGGTCGCCGTCTACGGCGAGGCGATGGGATACCGCGCCGACCTGCTGGAGGCCCGTCGTGGCTACATCGCCACCCACGTACGCCGACCCGGTTTCCGTGCCGTGGCCAGCCTGACCAGCGAGGGTCACCTGGCCGGTTTCGGCTACGGCTACGTCGGCGGGCCCGGCCAGTGGTGGCACGACCAGGTCTGGCGGGCACTGGAGCAGGGCGACCGGAAGCGCTGGCTGACCGACTGCTTCGAGGTGGTCGAGCTGCACGTCCGGCCCCCGGCGCAGGGGCACGGCCTGGGCGCCGGTCAACTGCGTGCCCTGCTCACCATGGCCGAGGGCAGCACCACGCTGCTCTCCACCCCGGAGGCCGACGAGAACACCTCGCGCGCCTGGCGGCTGTACCGCCGGTTCGGCTTCGTCGACGTGCTGCGCGACTTCCGGTTCCCCGGCGACGAGCGCCCGTTCGGCGTACTCGGTCGGGACCTGCCCCTGCCGGGACCGACGTCGCCGGCCCGTCCCGGACAGCCATGA
- a CDS encoding carotenoid biosynthesis protein — protein sequence MTPSARRARVYAWAMLVLLVLAQIGYPLTDGTTRARLTVATVVLGYLLSVGHALLSRGPRTAAALIATATGGGFAIEALGVATGFPFGSYDYSGQLGPKLAGVPLIIPLAWTWMAWPAWLVATRLTTRITVAAGRWRWPTRIALATLGLATWDLFLDPQMVAEGHWVWRDPTPALPGLPGIPISNYLGWLLFAVLMMSALRPLAGPAVDTTDATDTPLYALYLWTYGSSVLAHAVFLDLPASALWGAAGMAVVAVPLAVSLLRQRRTGRADTAPRPHADVSA from the coding sequence ATGACGCCGTCCGCCCGCCGTGCCCGGGTCTACGCCTGGGCAATGCTCGTCCTGCTGGTGCTGGCCCAGATCGGCTACCCGCTGACCGACGGGACGACCCGCGCCCGGCTGACCGTGGCCACCGTCGTCCTCGGCTACCTGCTCTCGGTCGGCCACGCGCTGCTGTCGCGTGGGCCGCGTACGGCTGCGGCGCTGATCGCCACGGCGACCGGGGGCGGGTTCGCCATCGAGGCGCTCGGCGTCGCCACCGGATTTCCGTTCGGCAGCTACGACTACTCGGGTCAGCTCGGTCCGAAGCTGGCCGGCGTACCGCTGATCATCCCGCTGGCCTGGACCTGGATGGCCTGGCCGGCGTGGCTGGTGGCGACCCGGCTCACCACGCGGATCACGGTGGCGGCGGGTCGCTGGCGGTGGCCGACCCGGATCGCGCTGGCCACCCTCGGCCTGGCCACCTGGGACCTCTTCCTCGACCCGCAGATGGTGGCCGAGGGGCACTGGGTGTGGCGGGACCCGACCCCGGCACTACCCGGCCTGCCCGGCATCCCGATCAGCAACTACCTCGGCTGGCTGCTGTTCGCGGTGCTCATGATGAGCGCGCTGCGCCCGCTCGCCGGACCGGCCGTGGACACCACCGACGCCACCGACACTCCGCTGTACGCGCTCTACCTGTGGACGTACGGCTCCAGCGTGCTGGCTCACGCGGTCTTCCTCGACCTGCCCGCCTCGGCACTGTGGGGTGCGGCCGGCATGGCGGTCGTCGCGGTGCCGCTGGCGGTCAGCCTGCTGCGGCAGCGCCGCACGGGACGCGCCGACACCGCGCCCCGACCCCACGCCGACGTCTCGGCATGA
- a CDS encoding glycosyltransferase family 2 protein — translation MSEALSLAVFGVLVVLTGHTLVNAGRWLRRPASGPVEVTEAVTVLLPLRDEAARVTPCLRSLLAQRGVPGLRVVVLDDGSTDGTADVVRAVVGDDPRVTLVTGIAPPPGWLGKPHACWQLADRADASTTALVFVDADVVLDRYAVAAAVTELRAAGAALLSPYPRIVVRTAADRLVQPLLQWLWLTFLPLRAMERSPRPSLAAAGGQFLVVDRAGYLRAGGHATVADRVLEDIELARAVKRSGGRIALADGSRLAVCRMYDDWPQLRDGYTKSLWASFGHPLAAAVVMSLLLLLYTAPPLVAVGALLAGAPVVAALALSAYLLGVVGRVVSARATGGRAWPDALGHPVSVAVLGWLTVRSYHLRKRRRLSWRGRPVG, via the coding sequence GTGAGTGAGGCTTTGTCGCTCGCCGTGTTCGGGGTGCTCGTCGTGTTGACCGGGCACACCCTGGTCAACGCCGGCCGCTGGTTGCGCCGTCCCGCGTCGGGGCCGGTCGAGGTCACCGAAGCGGTGACGGTGCTGCTGCCGCTGCGCGACGAGGCCGCCCGGGTGACCCCGTGCCTGCGGTCCCTGCTCGCCCAGCGTGGCGTACCCGGGCTGCGGGTCGTGGTGCTCGACGACGGCTCCACCGACGGCACCGCCGACGTGGTCCGCGCGGTGGTCGGCGACGATCCCCGGGTCACCCTGGTCACCGGGATCGCGCCGCCACCGGGCTGGTTGGGCAAGCCGCACGCCTGCTGGCAACTGGCCGACCGCGCCGACGCGTCGACCACCGCGCTGGTTTTCGTCGACGCCGACGTGGTGCTCGACCGGTACGCGGTGGCGGCGGCGGTGACCGAGCTGCGGGCCGCCGGGGCGGCGCTGCTGTCGCCGTACCCGCGGATCGTGGTGCGCACGGCGGCGGACCGGCTGGTGCAGCCGTTGTTGCAGTGGTTGTGGCTGACCTTCCTGCCGCTGCGCGCGATGGAGCGCTCGCCCCGGCCGTCGCTGGCCGCGGCGGGCGGTCAGTTCCTGGTCGTGGACCGCGCCGGTTACCTGCGCGCCGGTGGGCACGCAACGGTGGCCGACCGGGTGCTGGAGGACATCGAGCTGGCCCGGGCGGTGAAACGGTCCGGCGGCCGGATCGCCCTCGCCGACGGTTCCCGGCTGGCCGTCTGCCGGATGTACGACGACTGGCCGCAACTGCGCGACGGTTACACCAAGTCGCTCTGGGCCTCGTTCGGGCATCCGCTCGCCGCCGCCGTGGTCATGTCCCTGCTGCTCCTGCTCTACACCGCGCCGCCGCTGGTCGCCGTCGGCGCGCTGCTGGCCGGCGCGCCGGTGGTGGCCGCGCTCGCGCTGTCGGCGTACCTGCTGGGGGTGGTCGGGCGGGTGGTCAGCGCACGCGCCACCGGTGGGCGGGCCTGGCCCGACGCGCTGGGCCACCCCGTGTCGGTCGCGGTCCTCGGTTGGTTGACCGTACGGTCGTACCATCTGCGCAAGCGGCGGCGCCTGTCCTGGCGCGGCCGACCGGTCGGCTAG
- a CDS encoding NAD(P)/FAD-dependent oxidoreductase → MARIVVVGAGVGGLAVAARLAVTGHQVTVLERADTVGGKLGRYTHDTASGPFHFDTGPSLLTLPGIFHELFEATGAKLDEYLDLVPLDPIVRHVFPGGGPVLDSCADPTEFAARIGAVLGDRAATDWQRLWRRAGRVWRASEHDILRRRVDSPRDLTRLAWRLGDLAAIRPGQSLRGLGRAHLSDPRLRMLLDRYATYTGADPRRAPAALVAVPYAELAFGGWYLRGGLGSLADALLSRCLDLGVVIRTGATVTRIDAAGGRAHGVRVAGQAAPVPADVVVANVDALTVYRDLLPDPRRLAGLTDRSLAGFVLLLGVRGNSGLAHHTVFFPRDYDAEFDAIFGAPGRGVRARPATDPTVFVTAADDPAVRPTGHEAWFVLVNAARHGTAPGAVDWRRPGLAAAYADRILDVLAERGMDVRDRLVFREIRTPADLADSTGAPGGTIYGTAGGLLRPANRGAAHGLWLVGGSSHPGGGLPMVALSAQIVADEIGPAW, encoded by the coding sequence ATGGCGCGGATCGTGGTCGTCGGCGCCGGAGTGGGTGGACTGGCGGTCGCCGCCCGGCTGGCCGTCACCGGCCACCAGGTGACCGTCCTCGAACGGGCCGACACGGTCGGCGGCAAACTCGGGCGGTACACGCACGACACCGCCTCCGGGCCGTTCCACTTCGACACCGGTCCCAGCCTGCTCACCCTGCCCGGGATCTTCCACGAGCTGTTCGAGGCGACCGGGGCCAAGCTCGACGAGTACCTCGACCTGGTCCCGTTGGACCCGATCGTGCGGCACGTCTTCCCCGGCGGCGGGCCGGTGCTGGACTCCTGCGCCGACCCGACCGAGTTCGCCGCCCGCATCGGCGCCGTCCTCGGCGATCGGGCGGCGACCGACTGGCAGCGGCTGTGGCGACGCGCCGGCCGGGTGTGGCGGGCCTCCGAGCACGACATCCTGCGCCGCCGCGTCGACTCGCCCCGGGACCTGACCCGGCTGGCCTGGCGGCTCGGTGACCTGGCCGCCATCCGGCCCGGTCAGAGCCTGCGCGGGCTGGGTCGCGCCCACCTGTCCGACCCCCGACTGCGGATGCTGCTGGACCGGTACGCCACCTACACCGGTGCCGATCCACGCCGCGCGCCGGCCGCGCTGGTCGCGGTCCCCTACGCGGAGCTGGCCTTCGGCGGCTGGTATCTGCGCGGCGGGCTGGGCAGCCTCGCCGACGCGCTGCTGTCGCGCTGTCTGGACCTCGGCGTGGTGATCCGCACCGGCGCCACGGTCACCCGGATCGACGCGGCGGGCGGGCGGGCGCACGGCGTACGCGTCGCCGGGCAGGCCGCCCCGGTGCCGGCCGACGTGGTGGTGGCCAACGTCGACGCGCTCACCGTCTACCGGGACCTGCTGCCCGACCCGCGTCGGCTGGCCGGGCTCACCGACCGCAGCCTGGCCGGTTTCGTGCTGCTGCTCGGCGTACGCGGCAACTCCGGGCTGGCCCACCACACCGTCTTCTTCCCGCGCGACTACGACGCCGAGTTCGACGCGATCTTCGGTGCCCCGGGGCGGGGAGTACGCGCCCGTCCGGCCACCGACCCGACGGTCTTCGTCACGGCGGCCGACGATCCGGCGGTCCGCCCGACCGGACACGAGGCATGGTTCGTGCTGGTCAACGCCGCCCGTCACGGCACCGCGCCCGGGGCGGTGGACTGGCGGCGGCCGGGGCTGGCGGCGGCGTACGCCGACCGGATCCTGGACGTGCTGGCCGAACGGGGCATGGACGTCCGGGACCGGCTGGTGTTCCGCGAGATCCGCACCCCGGCCGACCTGGCCGACTCCACCGGCGCGCCGGGCGGGACCATCTACGGCACGGCCGGCGGTCTGCTCCGCCCGGCCAACCGGGGGGCGGCGCACGGCCTGTGGCTGGTCGGCGGCTCCAGCCACCCGGGGGGCGGCCTGCCGATGGTGGCCCTGTCCGCGCAGATCGTCGCCGACGAGATCGGCCCCGCCTGGTAG
- a CDS encoding CDP-alcohol phosphatidyltransferase family protein, with protein sequence MVGRQLNWNEYAVAWARLHGGFDPRAATPVVRGWLRFAYQVGFLLGRLRVGPTAVTVFGVLLCLCVPLFAGRPGDGPFLAALFVLLASVADSVDGAVAVATGRTTRLGYVYDSLADRIGEAAWLVAFWLVGAPGGLVAAAGALSWLHEYVRARAVAAGMRDIGAVTVGERPTRVCVAVAGLLLAGLTGLIDLDLAAGTITMATAVWVLLAAFGLGQLLSAVRRALIDAE encoded by the coding sequence GTGGTGGGCAGACAGCTGAACTGGAACGAGTACGCCGTCGCGTGGGCCCGGCTGCACGGCGGGTTCGACCCCCGGGCGGCCACCCCCGTGGTACGCGGCTGGCTCCGTTTCGCCTACCAGGTCGGTTTCCTGCTGGGCCGGCTCCGGGTCGGCCCGACCGCGGTCACCGTCTTCGGCGTACTGCTCTGCCTCTGCGTACCACTGTTCGCCGGGCGACCGGGCGACGGACCGTTCCTGGCCGCGCTGTTCGTGCTGCTCGCCTCGGTGGCGGACAGCGTCGACGGCGCGGTGGCGGTTGCCACCGGCCGCACCACCCGGCTCGGCTACGTCTACGACTCGCTGGCCGATCGGATCGGCGAGGCCGCCTGGCTGGTGGCGTTCTGGCTGGTCGGCGCGCCGGGTGGGCTGGTCGCCGCGGCGGGCGCGCTGTCCTGGCTGCACGAGTACGTCCGGGCCCGGGCGGTCGCCGCCGGGATGCGCGACATCGGCGCGGTGACGGTGGGGGAGCGGCCCACCCGGGTCTGCGTGGCCGTCGCCGGGCTGCTGCTGGCCGGCCTGACCGGGCTGATCGACCTGGACCTGGCGGCCGGCACGATCACCATGGCGACGGCGGTGTGGGTGCTGCTGGCCGCCTTCGGCCTGGGGCAGTTGCTCTCCGCCGTCCGCCGGGCCCTGATCGACGCCGAATGA
- the metF gene encoding methylenetetrahydrofolate reductase [NAD(P)H], with the protein MALGLPSILPNSQPAIGELVRDCQPTFSFEFGPPRTEQGERQLWQAIRELEPLRPSFVSITYGAGGTTRDTTVAVTERVATETTLLPMAHLTAVNHSVAELRHVIGRLASVGVRNVLAVRGDPPGDPNGEWVPHPDGVDYAEDLVRLVRRSGDFSVGVAAFPYRHPRSVDVQTDTEYFVRKCRAGAEFAITQMFFDADEYLRLRDRVAAAGCDTPILAGVMPVTKIGTIERSVQLSGAPFPPALAARFERVADDPEAVRRLGIEQTSEMCRRLLDEGVPGIHFITFNRSTATREIWQNLRVGAAT; encoded by the coding sequence GTGGCGCTCGGACTTCCCTCGATCCTCCCGAATTCGCAACCGGCGATCGGGGAGTTGGTCCGCGACTGCCAGCCGACCTTCTCCTTCGAGTTCGGGCCGCCCAGGACCGAGCAGGGCGAGCGGCAGCTCTGGCAGGCCATCCGTGAGTTGGAGCCGTTGCGCCCCTCGTTCGTCTCGATCACCTACGGTGCCGGCGGGACGACCCGGGACACCACCGTCGCGGTCACCGAGCGGGTGGCCACCGAGACGACCCTGCTGCCGATGGCGCACCTGACCGCGGTCAACCACTCGGTGGCCGAGTTGCGGCACGTGATCGGTCGGCTGGCCAGTGTCGGGGTGCGCAACGTGCTGGCGGTCCGGGGCGACCCGCCCGGCGATCCCAACGGCGAGTGGGTGCCGCACCCGGACGGCGTGGACTACGCCGAGGACCTGGTCCGCCTGGTCCGCCGCTCCGGTGACTTCAGTGTCGGCGTCGCCGCCTTCCCGTACCGTCATCCGCGCTCGGTGGACGTCCAGACCGACACCGAGTACTTCGTCCGCAAGTGCCGGGCCGGTGCCGAGTTCGCGATCACCCAGATGTTCTTCGACGCCGACGAGTACCTTCGCCTGCGCGACCGGGTGGCCGCCGCCGGCTGCGACACGCCGATCCTGGCCGGCGTGATGCCGGTGACCAAGATCGGCACGATCGAACGCTCCGTGCAGCTCTCCGGGGCGCCGTTCCCGCCGGCCCTGGCGGCGCGGTTCGAGCGGGTCGCCGACGACCCGGAAGCGGTCCGTCGGCTCGGCATCGAGCAGACCAGCGAAATGTGCCGGCGACTGCTCGACGAGGGCGTCCCCGGGATCCACTTCATCACCTTCAACCGTTCCACCGCGACCCGGGAGATCTGGCAGAACCTGCGGGTGGGCGCCGCGACGTGA
- a CDS encoding polyprenyl synthetase family protein: protein MTHAAPVSPVDRAGLRQRVDKALADFLAARRTWMTGVDDALVPVAEAIEAFVLGGGKRLRPAFAYWGFRGAGGVDTDPVVTALAALEFVQASALIHDDLMDRSDTRRGEPAVHRRFAARHRSAGWGGDPDGFGDAAAILLGDLCLVWSDELLHSAGLDPRTVARARPDFDEMRTEVTVGQYLDVVTQATGDTSLERAGKVARYKSAKYTVERPLLLGAALADAPADVRIAYSAYGLPLGEAFQLRDDVLGVFGDPAQTGKPAGDDLREGKRTYLVAATMEAADEAGRALLLAGLGDAELDTEGVARLRELISSTGALARTEQRIVTLTDAALAALVAVDLDTEARQALVDLAIAATRRAD, encoded by the coding sequence GTGACCCACGCTGCTCCTGTCTCCCCCGTCGACCGTGCCGGCCTGCGCCAACGCGTCGACAAGGCACTGGCCGACTTCCTCGCCGCCCGCCGCACCTGGATGACCGGTGTCGACGACGCGCTGGTGCCGGTGGCCGAGGCGATCGAGGCGTTCGTGCTCGGCGGCGGCAAGCGGCTGCGGCCCGCCTTCGCCTACTGGGGGTTCCGGGGCGCCGGCGGGGTGGACACGGACCCGGTGGTGACCGCCCTCGCCGCGCTGGAGTTCGTCCAGGCCAGCGCCCTGATCCACGACGACCTGATGGACCGGTCGGACACCCGACGGGGTGAGCCGGCGGTGCACCGGCGGTTCGCCGCCCGGCACAGGTCGGCCGGCTGGGGTGGCGATCCCGACGGGTTCGGCGACGCGGCGGCGATCCTGCTGGGTGACCTCTGCCTGGTCTGGTCCGACGAGCTGCTGCACTCCGCCGGGCTCGACCCGCGGACGGTGGCCCGCGCCCGCCCGGACTTCGACGAGATGCGCACCGAGGTCACCGTCGGGCAGTACCTGGACGTGGTCACCCAGGCCACCGGCGACACGTCGCTGGAACGGGCCGGCAAGGTCGCCCGGTACAAGTCGGCCAAGTACACGGTGGAGCGGCCGCTGCTGCTCGGCGCGGCGCTGGCCGACGCGCCCGCCGACGTCCGCATCGCCTACTCGGCGTACGGGCTGCCGCTGGGCGAGGCGTTCCAGTTGCGCGACGACGTACTCGGCGTCTTCGGCGACCCCGCGCAGACCGGCAAGCCGGCCGGTGACGACCTGCGCGAGGGCAAGCGGACCTACCTGGTCGCGGCGACGATGGAGGCGGCCGACGAGGCCGGGCGCGCGCTGCTGCTGGCCGGGCTCGGCGACGCCGAGCTGGACACCGAGGGCGTGGCCCGGCTGCGTGAGCTGATCTCCTCGACCGGGGCGCTCGCCCGCACCGAGCAGCGCATCGTCACGCTCACCGACGCGGCGCTCGCCGCGCTGGTCGCCGTGGACCTGGACACCGAGGCCCGGCAGGCCCTGGTGGACCTGGCCATCGCCGCCACCCGCCGGGCCGACTGA
- a CDS encoding Rv2175c family DNA-binding protein, which yields MTDSVPAEGTAPEAGPADWLTLPDVAERLDLTISKVHQLIRDRELIAVRRDGVRRIPADLVANRTVLKHLPGVLTLLDDAGYDDEAALRWLYEPDPSLPGGTPATALGGDQAREIKRRAQALGF from the coding sequence GTGACCGACTCCGTACCCGCCGAGGGCACCGCGCCCGAGGCCGGCCCCGCCGACTGGCTGACCCTGCCGGACGTCGCCGAACGGCTCGACCTGACGATCAGCAAGGTCCACCAGCTGATCCGGGATCGTGAGCTGATCGCGGTACGCCGCGACGGCGTCCGGCGGATCCCCGCCGACCTGGTGGCCAACCGCACCGTGCTCAAGCATCTGCCCGGCGTGCTCACCCTGCTGGACGACGCCGGCTACGACGACGAGGCCGCGCTGCGTTGGCTCTACGAGCCCGACCCGTCGCTACCCGGCGGCACCCCCGCCACCGCCCTCGGCGGCGACCAGGCCCGCGAGATCAAGCGCCGCGCGCAGGCTCTCGGCTTCTGA
- the pknB gene encoding Stk1 family PASTA domain-containing Ser/Thr kinase, with product MDTQVADTLLGSLIDGRYRIRGRVARGGMATVYTATDERLERTVALKTIHATAGAPARPGLAGFVDRFTDEAKAIARLTHPNVVAVYDQGTHDGMPYLVMEYVRGRTLREVLAERRRLNPDEALAITEQMLAAIAAAHRAGLVHRDIKPENVLVAEAPSGGPANLVDGVVKVTDFGLARAVEASTDHDNGNQLMATVAYVAPELVSDGRADARTDVYSAGIVLFEMLTGRVPYEGDRPIDIAWQHVDRDVPAPSTLVPGLPRVLDDLVARATRRDPAARPSDAAALLAEVQVARDGLGTANSHTTMLPSLADGPVVSQPTMVVSTVRPPERPPWARLPEGSPPPRGRRRAAPSGGSGLPAQVAALRARLFGGDSGGRLAIAAVVVVLGLVAALGGWWFGVGRYTTAPELVSMSKAEAESQASQGGFTVRYAEPRHDGEVPRDGVLAQEPASAARILKGGTLTLTLSLGPDRFPMPDVVGKDFDLAEADLANAQLEVVKGAARFDDGLPEGMVVATKPEAGKEVKPGQEITVFLSKGRAPITVPNLVGKSLNEARGIIGQLGLVLVEPTYKDSDKPRDEVLGQSPADGSGVEKGAQVRLEVSKGPPQVTVPPVVDLPCQQAKQVLESQGFQVSVQFNPNAVARFQNPSENAQVPPGSQITIGCF from the coding sequence ATGGACACACAGGTCGCCGACACGTTGCTGGGCTCGCTGATCGACGGGCGCTACCGCATCCGCGGTCGCGTGGCTCGTGGCGGCATGGCGACCGTGTACACCGCCACCGACGAGCGGCTCGAACGCACCGTCGCGCTGAAGACCATTCACGCCACCGCCGGCGCGCCGGCACGCCCCGGACTGGCCGGTTTCGTCGACCGCTTCACCGACGAGGCCAAGGCCATCGCCCGGCTCACCCACCCCAACGTGGTGGCGGTCTACGACCAGGGCACCCACGACGGCATGCCCTACCTGGTGATGGAGTACGTGCGCGGCCGCACGCTGCGCGAGGTGCTGGCCGAGCGCCGCCGACTCAACCCGGACGAGGCGCTGGCCATCACCGAGCAGATGCTCGCGGCGATCGCCGCCGCCCACCGGGCCGGGCTGGTGCACCGCGACATCAAGCCGGAGAACGTGCTGGTCGCCGAGGCACCCAGCGGTGGTCCGGCCAACCTCGTCGACGGGGTTGTCAAGGTCACCGACTTCGGGCTGGCCCGCGCCGTCGAGGCCAGCACCGACCACGACAACGGCAACCAGCTCATGGCCACCGTGGCGTACGTCGCGCCGGAACTGGTCAGCGACGGTCGCGCGGACGCCCGCACCGACGTCTACTCGGCGGGCATCGTGCTGTTCGAGATGCTCACCGGCCGGGTGCCGTACGAAGGTGACCGGCCGATCGACATCGCCTGGCAGCACGTCGACCGGGATGTCCCGGCACCGTCGACGCTGGTCCCCGGCCTGCCCAGGGTGCTCGACGACCTGGTGGCCCGGGCCACCCGGCGTGACCCGGCGGCCCGCCCCTCCGACGCCGCCGCCCTGCTGGCCGAGGTGCAGGTGGCCCGGGACGGGCTCGGCACCGCGAACAGCCACACCACCATGCTGCCGTCGCTCGCCGACGGGCCGGTGGTCTCCCAGCCCACGATGGTGGTCTCGACGGTCCGCCCGCCCGAGCGACCGCCCTGGGCCCGGCTGCCCGAGGGCAGCCCCCCGCCACGGGGCCGGCGCCGGGCCGCGCCGAGCGGCGGCAGCGGACTGCCCGCCCAGGTGGCCGCGCTGCGGGCCCGCCTGTTCGGCGGGGACTCCGGCGGACGCCTGGCCATCGCCGCCGTCGTGGTGGTGCTCGGGCTGGTCGCCGCGCTCGGTGGCTGGTGGTTCGGGGTCGGCCGGTACACCACCGCCCCGGAACTGGTCAGCATGAGCAAGGCCGAGGCGGAGTCCCAGGCGTCCCAGGGCGGCTTCACGGTGCGCTACGCCGAGCCACGGCACGACGGCGAGGTCCCGCGCGACGGTGTGCTGGCGCAGGAGCCGGCCTCCGCCGCCCGGATCCTCAAGGGCGGCACCCTGACCCTGACCCTGTCGTTGGGACCGGACCGGTTCCCGATGCCGGACGTCGTCGGCAAGGACTTCGACCTGGCCGAGGCGGACCTGGCCAACGCACAACTCGAGGTCGTCAAGGGCGCGGCCCGGTTCGACGACGGCCTGCCCGAGGGCATGGTGGTGGCCACCAAGCCGGAGGCCGGCAAGGAGGTCAAACCGGGGCAGGAGATCACCGTCTTCCTCAGCAAGGGACGGGCCCCGATCACCGTGCCGAACCTGGTCGGCAAGAGCCTCAACGAGGCTCGCGGGATCATCGGCCAGCTCGGTCTGGTGCTGGTCGAGCCCACCTACAAGGATTCCGACAAGCCCCGTGACGAGGTGCTCGGGCAGAGTCCGGCCGACGGCAGCGGAGTGGAGAAGGGCGCCCAGGTCCGGCTGGAGGTCAGCAAGGGACCACCGCAGGTGACCGTCCCCCCCGTCGTCGACCTGCCCTGCCAGCAGGCCAAGCAGGTGCTGGAGAGCCAGGGCTTCCAGGTGTCCGTGCAGTTCAACCCGAACGCCGTCGCCCGGTTCCAGAACCCGAGCGAGAACGCCCAGGTGCCGCCCGGCAGCCAGATCACCATCGGGTGCTTCTGA